The Hermetia illucens chromosome 2, iHerIll2.2.curated.20191125, whole genome shotgun sequence genomic interval atcaccgaaagagaagaatggtcgacaagtggccatgagtcttttcagattacagacctaataatcttcaccgacgggtcagtcacggaggatggatcgggtgcaggcgtgttctcggagaatccgattatagaactggcccgacccctcggaaaaatgacgaccatattccaggcggagatatatgccatttcattggcagcagaagaatgtctgcgacaaaaatggaggggtcgcaccattcgaatctgttccgacagtcgggcggcattatcagcactagatggcaacaacatatcaagccagttggtgtggagttgtcgtcaggtgctgctgaaacttggccgactgaacgaaacattcctaatgtgggtgccggggcactctaacatcgccggtaatgagggggctgatagactggctcgccgagggtctggatccacaatggtgggcccagaaccagctcttggaatccgaccatctactgtcaagtctactctgaaaggtgaaattgcaaggattcacgcaaccgagtggagaaatttggactcttgccggcaagcgaaaatccttgtaaaggagcctagggccactagagcggcatttttgttgtcccttaagaagtgggacatgaaaaccctagtagggcttttgacgggacactgccccttaaactaccatatggaaaagattggggtagtggtttcggctgtgtgcagccaatgtgaggaggaggaggaaactgccctgcactttttatgcagctgcccggcatcctcagatctcagacgaagacaccttggcaaggttttcttcaatgaagaatctgcacactctctgcctcttgagaatgttctcagattcgctaaagcctgcgaacaccgtaggcaggaagccattgaataggcaacttacggggatagtacaatgggcctaataatggcctgagtgctcggagctgcggctccccccatttaactaaactaaactaaaagccACCGATAGAACAGcgagaggaacgcactggcccgcgacgcattaaatgatggcgatttggtgagaagaaagaagaaacgatctcactcacttACCGACCATCACGAATGTCGAAGAATCAtggaaatgaaagacacgatccacaaagcggcctctgcaacccttgaggtcaccaagccgggtaagcggtacatcaaccgagatacttggctttggaacgatgatgttgaaatgaaggtccgtgaaaagaaacgcctctaccacaaatttctcgacggtaAAACACtcacacaatcattgccgacatttggagcagttccactagtcagcgcaactgaagtcgaggaggcaataaaacaaatgaagtcggggaaagcaacaggacctgacgacatcgcatctgagctctggaaagcgaagagctgggaccgaaCACTGTGCTTCAGTGAATTAtgtaaccgggttattcaggaaggaagaataccatctgactggcaacaaagtaccactgttccaatttgGAATAAGAAagataatccagcagaatgttcaaattaccgtccgatccgattactttcccataccatgaagatttttgaacgcattcttgacaaccgtattcgcgaaatcgtcgaaataatcgtgaatcaagccggatttgtctcgtgtctctgttggtgttcatcaaggaagcgccctctcaccactcctctttgttcttgttatggacaccgtcacacgggatatccaacgtccgggccctacacactgctttatgcagatgatgttttcctagcatctgatagcaaaaatcatctcaagcaacttgttcaaaaatgaaatgattggCTCATGCAACAGGGCCTCTGATTGTATTtaaacaaaaatgaatttttgacgaccgatccccatgaaacaggcacaatcactgtcagcggtagtgatctgcccagaactgagcgatttaaatacctcgggtcaatgctatcagccaatggagaactgcgttatgaaattgcttcacgcattaacgcaacctgggtgaagtggcgttccacaactggcgttctttgtgatcgacgtatcaacgaacgtctcaaatctaaaattaaccgcaatgtcgtccgtccagtcgctttctatggttcagagtgttagccgactataaaagacaatgaacggcgtcttgcagtaatgaagacgaagatgctacgttggactagtggcgtcacacgtttagatcacatccgaaatgaggatatccgcgatcgttatggggttacaccgatcgtgaaaagttgcgagagaggcgtcttcgatggtatggtcacgcaattcgtgccaacgagaattcacttgccaagattggtctcaacatcgaagtcgatggtaaacaaccaaatagCAGaacaaacaacggtggcttgatacgctagatggggatttaaagcctcgagattgtacccaaatcaggcattcgatagagccaaatggagaagccaatcacaacgagccgaacgAACGGGAACGAGCCGAACGAAcgagaacgggacaaaggctgaagaaaaagaagatgtacgAAGTtaatcgaaaataggtgtacgatcaatttatatagatgcatatagaatacagtattcagTAATAGCCAAtggttgtttgtttaggatgagcctAATATCTAAGTCTGTaacatgtacgtatatcttgtaatttgaaaaaaaatatgaagaaatattttgggttttgagtcatatacgaatggaaaaatgtgcgtagaaaatttttcacataagattaacaaaaaacctttatacccgaagcgccagaaCAGAACGAAAGAACATCTGACGGAGTTGTTTTCAACGGAGGAAGGAGAACCGAATAACCAACGTTTATGGAAAGTTATGCTCGATATTGAATGTAGATGAGGCAAAGGAAGAATTACAAAGAAAAATCAACAAGATAAGTATCCTCAAGTTCAATAAAAATTGGACGGAGTCGGTGAAAATCGCAGAAAATTGCATCTACCCTACTCTTTTCGGCGCCTGCGATGTATGTAGTTGCCAATGGAACCTACAAGCAATGCAACGTAGCCTGTGAGCCAGGTGGACTTTGTGTGAAGTCTTCCACAAAGTCCACCTGGCTTAACTTCATTTAGTTTCGCTAACTGAAAGCACGACCAGGAAGTATAAATATTTGAAGTCTGTCATTAATAGTCTGCATAAAGACTACTTTCTCAGTCTATACTCATTAAATTGGGAGACATGTGCAGATTCTTTTGCAACTGACAACGCAATCGTATATGAAGGGGAAGAGTTAAAATAAACATGCAAATGGCCATTCGATCACAGTACAAATCATGGCCAATATACGATCATCAAAGGCATCTCAACTACCGATGAATATTTGTTTCTTATAGTTACGATGCTACTGAAATTGGCGGAAAAGTAGTGTGGGTAAATCCGCGTCTATTTTCTATCATTTACAGCCGctttataaaatttatcttccaaaaagaaaatgcaaacaTAGTGCAAGTTgtagaaaagagaagaaaaacaacCAAACAAAGATATTGAACTTCATTTAGTACATTTTGCTGGATGGTAAAATAGTGAATAGTTTTGTCTGACACAAATGCCATTAAGTGTTATATATGGTGAGGAGCAAACTCGTTTCGGTTTACCATTCCTGTCCAGTTGATGTAGGTCTTTTGGATGTATTCTAGACAAGAACTACAAACTGCCTACAAAAAAGTGATGAGTTCAAAGAAGATAGGAAAGCGATAAATACATACTTCTGCGAAAACCATGCATTTTCAACTCTATTTTGGGAAAAAAACACAAACAACTTAACGGCGGATACCAGGCGACTGAGCTGTCCCCTGAATCAAAGGGAGATAATCTCCGGCGAGCACAATTTCAATTCGGAACACAATTCGGTGAAGGAAAAGCTACAAGCCTGTTGAAAATTAACTCCAGATTGCAAAACCAATGCAAATAAATCAAATACCCGATCGTTTCCATTTTCGATCACATTTCCCATACATTCAATGCACTGTGCGGCACTGTCCATGCCGACTAAATGTTGTTTGCCTTTGAATTGATTTGCTGATTCCAATTAGATTTCCTTTTATACTAAACCTTAAAGACTGTCTTTAATAAGATACTTTAAAGGCGGACTCACTATTGATTTAAAATTCGTCTATCATTTTTTTCCGCTAATTCAAAATTCGGCACATTCGGCTTCATATGTGTGTATGTCACTTGTTAATCCCTTCGTGGCGTATAAGATATCCACATAATCTCTTTTTCATGTTGCGTTTCTAtcctttaattttcaatttcaaacttATTTCCAGTGAGACTACACTTCGTTTTCATTATCAACCTACTAAATTCTGTGCATGTGAAAGCCTAAAACAGTGGGAGAACGCAAAGACAATAATGAGACGAAGAACAATTCCATACATTTTTCTTCTGTGATCCACAAGGCATTTATAGATCCATAGCGAAAACTGTCAGCTACACGGCACTATTACAACTACTAACCCTTGCATTCCAGTATTATTTTGATTGTTACGCACTAACGCAGATTTCCGGTCCGGAGGAGAAGGGggttttctatgagcaactgaACGCAATCCAGGAATCTTGAACATGACATTGTGActtgccaaggtgggctctgaaaaCACTTTACTCagacatgtgatgaggaaacagGGTCTTGACGACCGTAACAGTAATGATAAAAGGTTTCCgattggtgacacattgttccAGCAAGAGCTTGCAAAAAGGTTAGTTGAGCTATAACTAACCGACAACGTAGAAGTAATCATCGACCAGCAGTAAAAGTTGCCCTTTGAAAGTACGTAGCAAGGGGGGCGCTAATTCGTCCTCAAaaaggatcatcatctgatagtCGCTTGTGTGTTTCGGCTACCGCTTCTCGCGGAATTTGAATAGTAAGAGAGCTACGTCGTAACCCCTTAAGTGATCCAGCTAACGCTCGAAAGTGGCTGACAGCTGATGGGACGGCAGATGCCTTTAATAGTCCGCCTGAGAATCTTTACCAGCACTGAGTCtctaaaaatgctcttttctcgggcgcTACTCAGATCGTCATCGTCATTCCTAAGGGCACAGGATCTGGGTGACTGCGGAATCGGTCAACCAAATAGATTGAAAGTTCTATTGATCGGTGACGAGCATGACGCGCTCGAGTTCCAATACCTGGCAAAGTGTATGCCGTAACAGAAGATTTCTTGTGGCGCCGATCAGGGAAGTAAAAGCTGCCGCAGATAGCTACGGATGACTAGCAGGTGATCGCAAATCTTCCGATGGTTCTATGGGAGAAGTGAACAAAATAAAGCTACTCATCGTTGCACTGCTCgaagaaaagaaatgatcgaTATGATTCTGATAAAGGAAAATATCTTGAGAGCGACAATGGGAGAGTTATTTGGGGACTCCCCCACGCCACAACAATAATAGCTTAAATCATTCTAGAAAGTATCAAAGAGCATCGGGAAGGCGTGATCGCCAgggaacaggctggtttccgctgttGCTGCTCCTGCCTTGACCCCTTTAACACTTTGTGGGTTTTTTTTGGAACAGTGCCAGGAATCCAAGTCTCCGCTTCATAGATTCCGAGAAAGATTTTGACAGCTTGTATGTGGAGTGCTCTTCACAGAAATGGCATCCCGGTCAAACTAATAgcaattatcagagtgacatgtcAGGGTTGCATCCAGCtaccattttttttattatcggtGAATTTCttgatgctgccttgtccgaaaGACATGGAGGAGTGCATGGAGTGTCAtggtcatctttcctcaaatatctcAACGATACTGACACGTGCTGGCTCTCTCACAGAGCCATAGACCCTCACAAAATCGCTGTGGATTTGGAGAAGGGGCGACGGTTATCAGTCTAACGAATTATCGCATTCTTCCTATCTGTATAAAAGGACATCGAGGGCGTAGATAAATGTGTGTATCTCGAGAAAACGGCGACACAGAACTGGATCTCgattgacgcattaacagcactagatccgcttttgctggtttgcctaaaatctagaaatggggTTAATTCAACCTTAAGATCAACCTGAGACTGTCCCGTTATAATTCCCTTTCTAAGCTGCTACGCTCATTTGTCTGCGTCGTACCTAacctaataaaatttcaaacaaagaacttcatCGGCGCACAGGCTAGTTACCCGAGAGCGTATTGATCTGAACGTGGAAGCAGCAGCGGATGGCAAGGGCAACATCCACATTGAATGGCTTAGCCAGAATCCCCTATCCCAAGACAGCCGACACATGATGCAGAATAGTAGAAGAATATAGCAAGCtactcgggaagtcctggaggCAAACTGCCAGCCATGGAGCGTAGGCGTGGTTGCCACGCTATGACCCATTCACTGAATTGTGCCAGAAGCAGCACTGAATCTCTCAAAATTCCTTTGGGCCTTGACATGTAATATTGCATGATTGCAATCCATTGAAATCAGAGATTTTCAATGACAATGAGTTGTCTTATAACAATGGAACGGCACTTACTGTTTTATTTCCCTTTCTTTATCCAGGAGGGCTCTCAGCTCCCTCAAGTCGAGCAGAAACTCTTTGTCCATCTCCGTGTCATAGTACTCCGGGCCGGAGTGCTGGTAAGTGTACGTCCAAAAGGTCATAACCGCCTGTGAGCAATCGAAGAAATCAGCGAAAGACAGATACTGGAGTCTGCGCTTGGAGGTTTCGAACCGCAGGCATGCCAAGAACACTACAGATGCGTACCTCCTGGGGGAAATCAGTGAATTTATTCGTTCACCATCAAAACCTCGCAGACTTACTTCGCAAGATCCTCGGGGAGGAGGAAATTCTgcctgatgttgttggttatgtTGCCGGGTAGCTCCTCCACGGCCTTGAAAATCCGCTTCACATTGTCGAATTGACGCCTGCGCCGAAACGATCACTGGTTAATTGTTCAAACGAGCTAAATTTAGCTTTTACCTGCATGACTTCAGCCTTGCCCCTGTTTTGTCTGCCACCTCGTCCAAATCCTTCCGGTAGCGCGATGTCAGCTTCTTGCCCAGGATCTCCCTCGCCACACTATCGTCCAGCGAGTAATATCTAAATGCAAATTGATGGAATCATTGAGAAATTGTTGAAAACATATCGCAGCCCACAAACTTTTCAATGAGCAACGAACGTGTTTGCGGCTCCAGCTGGAACAGCGGTTGCTCCATCAGCTTCGTAGGTGTGTAGAGCAGGCGCTCGATCAAGGAGTAGGTCCGATACTGGTCCAGGACGTCAGACGCGAAGAGTTCTAGCGGAGCGCCCATGAAGGTGTCGAAGCCCCTCTGCTTGAGCAGCGCCACTGATTCGCTTGCTGTGAATAAGGAGTCGACATTATTGGCGTCTGGAGCAACCTCGGCATACTCACTCGAATATCCTTCTATCCATAACTGGTATATGTCGGGATCAACTATTGTATAGTTGCTTATGAAGACGTCAACCTCGGCGAGCATCACAAATACTTACCTACGGGAGAAATGTCAGAGTCAGCACAGACTGTTTTCGAAGTGGCAGCACCATCTCGTGTTCAgtactataaagtgcggtttgtCCGCTGAATATGGAAAGTGGAGACGGGGAACCCCCGTATTCGATATGGGAAATTGTCAGGTTTTCTGTTTTTGAAGAAACTTGATTTGTTTCATGTCTCATAGAAATAAAGAAAGTATCCAAAGAGAGCAAACGTGAATTTTGGGTAGTtatttagaaaagcagttcttaCCTAAtctaaatgattttcaaaaatgttgtgCAGGTCATCGCCCAGATCCGTTATTATATACTGCGAAAATACAGTAAACCCGGAATCCGTCCTAAAAAATACTTAAGTGATGAGACAGCGAGTAAAAGAAgttgaatatatatattttcttttagaaAACGTATA includes:
- the LOC119649929 gene encoding acidic fibroblast growth factor intracellular-binding protein, which encodes MLAEVDVFISNYTIVDPDIYQLWIEGYSTSESVALLKQRGFDTFMGAPLELFASDVLDQYRTYSLIERLLYTPTKLMEQPLFQLEPQTRSLLIEKYYSLDDSVAREILGKKLTSRYRKDLDEVADKTGARLKSCRRQFDNVKRIFKAVEELPGNITNNIRQNFLLPEDLAKRYASVVFLACLRFETSKRRLQYLSFADFFDCSQAVMTFWTYTYQHSGPEYYDTEMDKEFLLDLRELRALLDKEREIKHLASLRLKPLLLERSFHELEVNFRTYWRALITIACNLHRTRELRCLFVELAEKIIDPWRQNNWAPEQVKHFLSAVTQSVLDLEISRDQETRCLWDRYMQVISICLIRMYHA